TTCCATGATGCAATAAACACTGTAACATGTAGTGCAAAGTACAGCCCTGTGCTGCACCAACCCAGGTCTTGGATTTCTGCCCCCTTTCAGGCCAATTGCTAAAATGAAATTCACTAATGTGGCCAGCCAAGTTCAATTTACAGTTGTAAACTTCGACAAGAGGGAAACTGTAGAGAGTCTCAAAGAAGAGCTGGATAATCATTTTGGCAAGCACAGTCTGGTTACTGGCAAACAATTTTGCGTACACCAAACCTAGATATTGACATATTGCAATGTATTCTCCAAATAGAAGTATCAATGAACTTACTCGATTTGTTAATTCAGCACCCAAAACAAGTGAGGCAGACAGGCTTTACAACCAACAAACTCTCTTGCACAATGACAGTggattaaaaaacacaaaatgtctTTACGTCATTTTTCAAACTTAGAATTATCTTTTCAAAAGGCAGAAGGCAATAATGTTATTTGGAGTTCAAAAGAAGGCACTGCACTTGCAATTTACTACTTTcagtagttttttgttttttttttagttaagtGATACAGTAGCTAGCTTGAGCTCTCACAATCCTTCTGCTTGTTGCTCCTCCATTGGGACTGGCTATTTTGCAGCTTCCTTGAGCCAAGTatggatctttttttaaaaaatccatcgtATAGGCTATAAAGGTTGGGCCTTCAGCTAGGCTAGGTTTGAACAGACAGtttttcttcagtttttcttcACTGCAACATAATATCCTTAAGGTTTTCCTGAAGGATTGTATCCTTCACAGCATGGAACACAAAGCGGATGTTTTCAGTGTCTATGGCTGTGGTGAAATGATGGAAGAGGGGTTTACTGCGATTCCGCCGCTTTCTGTCAAAACACTGTACCAGGTAACGCTGAACATCTTCCAGCCGGTGAGGATCACCCCTGAAGTCTGAGAAGTACTTCTTAATGCTGACATTCTTCACTTTCTCCACAAGTAGGTCCATTTTGTTAAGGAAGAGAATGATGGAGACATTAAAAAAGAGCTTGTTGTTGACAATGGTTTCAAAGATGTTCATAGATTCAACTAGTCTATTTGTGCGTCTATCTTCCATAAGGACCTGATCATATTCACTTGAGGAGACCATGAATAGTATAGATGTTATCCCATCAAAACACTGAAACCATTTTTGGCGTTGAGACCGCTGTCCACCCACATCAACCATTTTGAAAGGAATCTTCTTGATGATAAAGTCATGCTCCACAATCCCCTTGGTAGCTTTTCTAGCCAGCAAGATGTCTTGCTTACTGGGAAAATAGTTCTGCAGAAAGAGACATGGAGGCAGGGAAAATATCAAAATGGATCAACAGCTGCTTCCATTGAAAGAGGGTACAGATACACTGAGTCAGGGTAGTGACCAGAGGggtaaaggaaggagagaagaaactaatGATCAATCTTAAACAACCTGCTCAGCTGAAAATGTGAGTTGAGTCAAGTTCTGTAAGTGAATCACAAGGCCACTCTGCTACACGAACAGCTCACCTTCACTTAAGCTATTTTCATTATGTCTGCTTGGTTGCATGAACTGGCTGTAAATCGATTCAATTTGAAGTAACAATCTGAATAGTTTACAAGCCTCCTCAATATCATGAACATATCCTTTGAAATTCTGTGTACCATCCTTACAACACATGCAATAAAAACTGGGGTTTCTGACAGCCTGCAACATGCAAGTTTCACTGTTGCTGGCCCTGGCCAAGTCTCACTGCCACTACATCCAAAGTAAAATGATGTGGTATGTTTAACAATTTTGCAACGAATTGAGCAACAATGCAGACCTATCTTTGTTCCACCTCTCTCTGTCTCAAACATAGAGCCAATTCTTAGGGGCCAAGGTCATGTTGGCCCCCCTGCACTGCACCATGTGACTGATCAGGGagagcggggcttacctgccccaaatattttattcaagttggcacctctgataTGAACAGTGGGTAGAGGGAACCATCCCTCTTCCCTGAAAAAGAAATGATACTGCGGAGGTCATTATTATCTAAGAAATTGTTAGAATCACATTTTGCCAGACAAAGGATCCACCTCGTGCCTATGTGCATTAAGAGTGCTGTGTGTACTTTAATGTAAGTCTGACTTGCTGACAGTTCCATACGATTCATATCCCATTTGGGAATTATTCAGTTGCCTATATTCACATACTGTCACACAAACAACCTTTTTGTCTTAATACTTCATATTGAAAGCATTAAGAAAAAAAGGTTGTTTGTGTGACAGTATATGAATATAAGCAATTGCATAATTCCCAAATGGGATATGAATTGTACTAACTACTTTATGTACAATATTCTTTTttgcggggtgggtgggttgtaaaCTTTATTCACTTAGGAACAGTTGCCTTTCACCACAGAGTAGATAGAACTGGAAACAGTGactgttcccaaactgtggtcagTGAATTTACCAGTGTTAGGTGAGCTTCATTCAGTTATCTAGATTTGTGGTTGAAATGGGAGATGGCACATGAATTGCACTGAATattcatattatttttaattgcattttaatttattttactgtATTACTATTTgaaaggcagaccttttaacatcacagtaatccaagtttatgcaccaactactagtgctgaagaaactgaaatagaccaattctatgaagacttacaacaccttatagaagtgacaccaaagaaggatgttcttctcattataggggattggaatgctaaagtagggagtcaagagactggcaagtttggccttggagatcaaaacgaagcagggcaaaggctaatagagttctgtcaagagaacaagctggtcatcacaaacacgcttttccaacaacacaagagacgactctacacatggacaccaccagatgggcagcatcgaaatcagattgattatattctctgcagccaaagatggagaagctctatacagttagcaaaaacaagacctgaagctgactgtggctcagatcatcagcttcttatagcaaaattcaagcttaaactgaagaaagtaggaaaaaccactgggccggtaagatacaatctaagtcaaatcccttatgaatacacagtggaagtgaggaacaggtttaaggatttagatttggtggacagagtgcctgaagaactatggatggaggctcgtaacattatacaggaggcagcaacgaaaaccatcccaatgaaaaggaaatgcaagaaagcaaagtggctgtccaatgaggccttacaaatagcgggggagagaaggcaagcaaaatgcgagggagatagtgatagatacaggaaattgaatgcagatttccaaagaatagcaaggagagacaagaagaccttcttaaacgagcaatgcaaagaaatagaggaaagcaatagaatgggaagaaccagagatctgttcaagaaaattggagatatgaaaggaacatttcgtacaaagatttccataataaaggacaaaagtggaaaggacctaacagaagcagaagacatcaagaagaggtggcaagaatacacagaggaattataccagaaataaatggatgtctcgtataccccaggtagtgtagttgctgaccttgagccagacatcctggagagtgaagtcaaatgggccttagaaagcactgcaaataacaagaccagtggaagtgatggtattccagctgaactatttaaaattttaaaagatgatgctgttaaggtgctacactcaatatgccagcaagtttggaaaactcagcagtggccagaagattggagaagatcagtctacatcccaatcccaaagaagggcagtgccaaagagtgctccaactaccgcacaattgcactcatttcacacgctagcaaggttatgcttaaaattctacaaggaaggctcaagcagtatgtggaccgagaactcccagaactgcaagctggatttagaagaggcagaggaaccagagaccaaattgcaaacatgcgctggattatggagaaagctagagagttccagaaagacatctacttctgcttcattgactatgcaaaagcctttgactgtgtcgaccacggcaaactatggcaagttcttaaagaaatgggagtgcctgatcacctcatctgtctcctgagaaatctctatgtgggacaagaagctacagttagaactggatatggaacaactgattggttcaaaattggaaaaggagtacgacaaggctgtattttgtctccctgcttatttaacttatatgcagaattcatcatgtgaaaggctgggctggatgaatccctagccggaattaagattgccggaagaaatatcaaccacctcagatatgcagatgacacaaccttgatggcagaaagtgaggaggaattaaagaaccttttaatgagggtgaaagaggagagcgcaaaatatggtctgaagctcaacatcaaaaaaaacgaagatcatggccactggtcccatcacctcctggcaaatagaaggggaagaaatggaggcagtgagagattttactttcttgggctccatgatcactgcagatggtgacagcagtcacgaaattaaaagacgcctgcttcttgggagaagggcaatgacaggcctagacagcatcttgagaagtagagacatcaccttgccaacaaaggttcgtatagttaaagctatggttttcccagtagtgatgtatggaagtgagagctggaccataaagaagactgatcgccgaagaattgatgcttttgaattatggtgctggaggagactcttgagagtcccatggactgcaagaagatcaaacctctccattctgaaggaaatcagccttgagtgctcactggaaggacagattgtgtagctgaggctccagtactttggccacctcatgagaagagaagactccctggaaaagaccctgatgttgggaaagatggagggcacaaggagaagggggcgacagaggacgagatggttggatagtgttttcgaggttaccagcatgagtttgaccaaactgcgggaggcagtggaggacagaggtgcctggcgttttctggtccatggggtcacgaagagtcggacacgactaaacgactaaacaacaacaacaacattactatttgaattctatggaattaaTTTGCTaccacaggcagaaaaataattaagtaGTTCACAAACACCTGCAATTTTCAAATcctcctggggtggggggaatttgggaaccactgagttAAAGGGTGGTTGAGGAAGACAGTAAGCAGAGTTTAGTTCTGCTCGGTGATTCTCCATTTAGTTCTGCATTTTCTACACTGTGCATTTGTACAGTTTTTGGTTTTCTTCAAGGCCATATGGTTTGAGCATATCAGACAAAGAACATAAAAAGGCACAATGTGTTAAGTACTGGAGGACAGAATGGGGTAAAGAAAAAGTAAATCTCACCAATTGGCCAATCCGGTCCAAATTATCCAGAAAATATTTCACTGATTCACCCTGTTGAGAGAAGAGGACATTTGCAGCTGATTTCTGGAACTGGGGTTTACAAAGGCAAAACCatgtttaaaaaggggggaaaaccttCACTGTACAGAAGCAATATATAGTATTATCATTGATAATCTCTGAAAACAAGTTTGAAAAGACTAGCATGTGGAAACACATAATGCCAAGTAGCGTagccttccaacaaaatatagctCAGTCCAGTCATTTCCAATCTGAAAAGGGTATACAGCCTTTACACGGTTTCCAGTTAAGGCCATCACATGCATCTGAAAATCCTGATCTACTTCCTTCATGTCCAGAAGCAGGTCCTCCAGGAAATACCTTCCAGATTACTCTGAAGCAACTATACAGGAAGAGTAAGAACAGGGATGGCATGTCAAAACCTGCTGCTTCAGAGCAACTGGGACTTGGACAATCTAGCAAGTTTCCTTTCACCCTTGAGATACAAAATGTTTCTGACTCTAAGCTAATAGCAGCAATGAATGCTGGCTAGAGAGAAAGGAAGCCCTAGTTcagcagtcttttttttttaagtccccaAAACTTAATTTTTATTATTCTATTTTAAAGAATTAAGCTGCTCAATTATCAATAGTGTTTGCTTTGTGGTACACAATATTATATTCTCATTAATATTCCTGTTCCTCCTACCCAAAGAGTTAAACACAAAAGGTTGGGTGATTACTTTTTGCACTGCTATATATCCTATGCTGTATATCCTCTGACTCAATCTTGCCAACTGGGACCACATAGGAGGTGCTGTTCCCATTGTTGAGCAGCAGCCATGAGTCACTGCACAACTGGGAATTGGAAAATCCAAAACTATGAGCAGCAGGGCCTGAAATAGGCCAGGTCCCACATTTCAACATTACTTTGAGCTTCATATCTTGTTCTTTGGATATTTCTGGCTTATATTGTAGAGCTTCTTCCTGCTTTGGTCTTAAAAGAGGGGACTGTGGGGACTCCTGTGTTATTTTCATTTGTGACACTTAACAAGTTAACAAGAAACAGAGGGCCTTGCTTAGTGCATTGACATTTGGAGCATCCACTTTGGAAAGAGTCTGCACGCAAAAGCACCTAGACAACAACTTGTTTGGTGTTAAGACGTTTGATGTTAAGACATGATACGATGCAGGGCttaccaaactgtgtgtcacgacacgtTTGTgagtcggctgcagtgtgtatgtgtgttgcacAAATGCTCCTTAATTtgatagtaaaactgaattactgtgcaatgtgtcaccaacatgaaaagtttggaaagctctgatgtaATGTATACACAATTTTTAGTTGTGTATAAAGAAATTGGCATCAGTAGGACTTCGTTTCTTCATGGATTTAGCACTCATGAGATATGAACTCTATATGAGGTCTCCCAGGGACAAAGCCAACTTAATTTGTTGTTGTCAGATGAAGCACAGGCACAAACTGAAGAAATTTCACACTTGAAGCTTTAGCTAGGTCTTCagcaacctttttctttttttaaaaaagtgttaacAGTTCTGATATTTTTCTACAAGTAATCTAAAAGCTTCCCTCTAGTTAATTTATTCTAATACAAGATAAGAAATTAGATCATTTGGTCTACATTTGCTAGCACATTAACCTTTTGCTTTTCCCAGGACAAAGGATTAATTTAGCCTTCCTGATTATGGTTCTATGAAGCCCAGCTCCTAAATTTAGTTCACAGTTTAAGGTTAAATCCAGACCAGGAGTTACAAAAAAGAGCATCTGTAAAAGTTCCAGATacatgtattttatttaaaaaagcatttctaaCCACTCCATCTTTTAAAGAAATTTCTAAATAGTCTACAAtatatatacaatataaaaataatatccATTAGTACAAAAATATAAGCTAAAACCAACAATTTTTAAAGCATCCTTCTGTCTGaagcgcctccaggggtgaagtcaaaccgctgtgttagctgTGACAGTGGGATATTTTCTTTCTAATCTTGCAGGAACAAGAGCTTCATTTTCACTGGCTGCCTCACAGTTCCCAAAGTACAGAAATATAGTTTATGACAGTGGTCCTCAACTGTCTTTTTCTCTgcaccacactttcagaataaaaatttgcttgcaacacaccccattttttttattgataagaaaaacactggaaaacaaaaagaaacaacaccTATCATTGCTTGATATttttccatattctgcaaattaaAATATTCTTTTGATAGTAAGCTATACTACattatactacactgaaatgtttaaatgtttcttgaaTATTTCTGCCATACTTGCTATCTTCAAGTGCCATCCTTTCAGAGCCACTGGcttatgagtacagtggtaccttgtgttacatactaaatctgttccggaggtctgttcgtaACCGGAAACTGCTCGTAACATGAGGCGCACTTTTGCTAATagcacctcccgctgctgctgtgctgccggagcacgtcTTCTGCTTGaaccctggggcaaagttcgcaacaaggggcatctacttccgggttagtggcgTGCGTAACCGGAAGCATTCGTAAGGGGGGGCAGtatgtaacacaaggtaccactgtatgtgggacTCTCAACACCGATGCTGCTAAATCAAATTTAATATGCAGGCAGACCTCTACctaaagcagagatggagaaccctTTTGACCCAATGGGCCAGATCAGAACTCCACTCCCCACATATCACCTGGGGAGTTTAATCCTGCTTTCTGCAGTGATCTGCTGTACAACCAGCTACAACTCTGTCTGCTGCACACCTGACGCCACACATGCCAACAAGTGGATGTGGATTTTGGAAAACCTCCTCCCttacaaatggggaggcctgatgggccaaatgtggcccaagGCTGGAGATTCCTCACTCCTGATACAATGATATGCCTGTAATATAAATGACAGTGACACAAAATCAATACCACAGCACTAGCACCTAGGACAAGTGAGAGATGAGTGTCCAATATCTTCAAATCAATAACTATTGCTGAATTAATTTCTAGTCAAGTGAAACAATGTATGTGTGAACTTCACTGTTTGTATACGAGGTGCTTCAATTTCAAGTTATCTCTAATAAGTTTAATGTTGCCAAGCAATCATTTATTATATAAACAGAGTGTGGATATAATAATATGTCCTAAGGTGAGCAAGTATTTCAAGATTTAGGGTGTTTTGAAacactaagtacagtggtaccttgtgttacaaacgcttcaggttacaaactccgctaaccaagaagtggttgctccaggttaagaactttgccccaggatgagaacggaaatcacgcGCCagcgatgcagcagcagcagggggccccattagccaaagcacgcctcaggttaagaaccatttcaggttaagaacagacctctggaatgaattaaattcttaacccgaggtaccactgtagtgacagGCATAGATTGATATTAAAGTTTTATAACTGTAAAACCAGGGGCATGGAACCTGTGATTCTCTAgaactgttggactccaatttccagtagccctagccagcatggccagtaatgatgggagttgtagcccagcaacatcagGCGTGGGGCATAGATTCCCAACCCCTGTTACAGATACAGCCTGTGAATTACAGTCCACTGGCAATATTTGTAACTCCGATAAAAGCAAATATTCCCCATCCAGTTCCGCAAGTTGGGCAAGAGTATAAATCCTACGTtcagttcatttccccccaaaggagACATTGATCTGGAATGTTTTAAGTTTGGGTTGCATCAGATAATTGAGCCGATTCTTACGAATTTGTAAGTGTAAAGAAGATATAACATCAGTTTCACACTGTTGTCTCATAAGATTCACAGTATTAACACTCGCATTAAAAACCAAGTAGTTAACACAGTATGCTTCATATGTGTTAAGTGATATTTTAGTGGAAGTACTAATCTAGAAACCTCTGCACAATAATGGAAATACAAACTTTAAACTGTCTCAATGCCTCTGAAAAATAGTCGGGATTACTGTATACAGATGAACAGAAGGCCAGGAAACTTTATAACAGTTTATAACTGATAGCACATTTGTAAAAGGAGCTAGAATTTTATTAATGTAGCAATGACATCTTTAAAAAAGGAGAGTAAGGCAAACATCATTTTGCTAGAATGCCAATCCTAGTAGCATCAATGCAGTTCAGTGAAGTAGTGCATTGTTCTCTTCAAATACTCTACCAAAAATGTAAGATAAATTCACAAGTGGTCATACATAATGGTTTAGGTGTATGAACTTGCTTAATTCACTTCAATGATATGTTGCTAAATTTTGATGACTACATCCATGTACAGGTACTGAAAGAGCCAATGGGACGTAATGGAAACAGGCTAGGACAAGTTGAAGTTAATAGAATAGTAAACAACTTGCTCTGGGGCCCCTAACATCATTAACTGAGATAAAAGGACTGCCTTCAAAATAAAGCCCTAGCATGCAACTAAGCCACATAATACAGCTATTACTCTGTGACTTAGATACTGAACTACACAATCACATATGGATTAGTCTAGGACTGCAGTTATAGTCTCTAGGACTGAGAACAATAGCCCTGTTCTCAGAAGGCTAAAAGCTTTCACCTAGAGCTTTCCCTAAAAGTCAGGAGTACTGTATACTGAAGAATTTGTACCACTAAGGTAACAACCAAACCTTGGAATACCTTAACTGTAAATAGCTTCAGATTTTGCCTCTGTTAGCTATTGCTATACTTCTTTCCCCTGAAG
The nucleotide sequence above comes from Podarcis raffonei isolate rPodRaf1 chromosome 14, rPodRaf1.pri, whole genome shotgun sequence. Encoded proteins:
- the GNA12 gene encoding guanine nucleotide-binding protein subunit alpha-12 isoform X2, whose protein sequence is MSGVVRTLSRCLLSADAASGRGERPPPGEGGKEGGRDAEREARRRSREIDAMLARERRSVRRLVKILLLGAGESGKSTFLKQMRIIHGREFDQKALLEFRATIYENALKGESVKYFLDNLDRIGQLNYFPSKQDILLARKATKGIVEHDFIIKKIPFKMVDVGGQRSQRQKWFQCFDGITSILFMVSSSEYDQVLMEDRRTNRLVESMNIFETIVNNKLFFNVSIILFLNKMDLLVEKVKNVSIKKYFSDFRGDPHRLEDVQRYLVQCFDRKRRNRSKPLFHHFTTAIDTENIRFVFHAVKDTILQENLKDIMLQ
- the GNA12 gene encoding guanine nucleotide-binding protein subunit alpha-12 isoform X1, yielding MSGVVRTLSRCLLSADAASGRGERPPPGEGGKEGGRDAEREARRRSREIDAMLARERRSVRRLVKILLLGAGESGKSTFLKQMRIIHGREFDQKALLEFRATIYENALKGCRVLVDARDKLGIPWQYTENEKHGMFLMAFENKAGVPIEPSTFQLYVPALTCLWKDAGIKEAFSRRSEYQLGESVKYFLDNLDRIGQLNYFPSKQDILLARKATKGIVEHDFIIKKIPFKMVDVGGQRSQRQKWFQCFDGITSILFMVSSSEYDQVLMEDRRTNRLVESMNIFETIVNNKLFFNVSIILFLNKMDLLVEKVKNVSIKKYFSDFRGDPHRLEDVQRYLVQCFDRKRRNRSKPLFHHFTTAIDTENIRFVFHAVKDTILQENLKDIMLQ